A part of Corynebacterium mustelae genomic DNA contains:
- a CDS encoding TerC family protein, with the protein MEVNLTVWAITIVVVIGFFIFDFFSHVRTPHEPTLKESAWWSVFYVALAFAFGVFLWFTWGEPGNPHQHGIEFFTGYITEKALSVDNLFVFALIMGSFRIPRKYQQKVLLIGIALALLFRLVFILAGAAAISLWSDVFYLFGFFLIYTAVKLIADEIREKPETDPNDMWVIKTLRRVIPVTAGYEKDHLYVHKKGQFALTPLFVALVAIGMVDIMFALDSIPAIYGITSEPYIVFTTNAFALLGLRQMYFLLDGLLDRLVYLPYGLGAVLGFIGIKLILHALHENKLGFINGGEPVHVFEIPTIWSLVVIVAILTISVLASLLKSKRDEIQGAVPVKWNRDYSEHDVPVDEESNALVTQNDKNPEKRAE; encoded by the coding sequence ATGGAAGTGAACCTAACCGTATGGGCAATTACCATCGTCGTGGTAATTGGCTTTTTTATTTTTGACTTTTTTTCGCATGTCCGGACTCCACATGAGCCCACCCTCAAAGAATCTGCTTGGTGGTCGGTTTTCTATGTAGCTTTGGCATTCGCGTTCGGCGTTTTTCTTTGGTTTACCTGGGGCGAGCCCGGTAATCCGCATCAACACGGCATTGAATTCTTTACCGGCTATATCACCGAAAAAGCCCTCAGTGTTGATAACTTGTTTGTCTTCGCTTTGATCATGGGATCATTCCGAATCCCGAGGAAATACCAACAAAAGGTGCTTCTGATCGGCATAGCTCTAGCGCTGCTCTTTAGACTTGTTTTCATCTTAGCGGGTGCTGCCGCGATATCCTTGTGGTCGGATGTTTTCTATCTCTTCGGATTTTTCCTCATTTATACAGCAGTCAAACTTATTGCTGACGAAATCCGCGAAAAGCCAGAGACCGACCCCAACGATATGTGGGTTATTAAAACACTGCGACGCGTGATCCCGGTTACTGCTGGATATGAAAAGGATCACCTTTACGTCCACAAAAAAGGGCAATTCGCGTTAACGCCGCTCTTTGTCGCCTTGGTAGCCATTGGAATGGTAGACATCATGTTTGCCCTCGATTCCATTCCTGCTATTTATGGCATTACCTCCGAGCCATATATTGTTTTCACTACGAATGCATTCGCCTTGCTGGGCTTACGGCAAATGTACTTCCTTCTTGACGGTTTGCTTGACCGGTTGGTCTACCTTCCATACGGACTCGGAGCGGTACTAGGATTTATCGGCATCAAGCTCATTCTCCACGCACTACATGAAAACAAACTGGGCTTTATCAATGGTGGGGAGCCAGTGCACGTATTTGAGATTCCAACCATTTGGTCTTTGGTGGTTATCGTAGCTATCTTGACGATCTCTGTTCTTGCGTCGCTGCTCAAGTCGAAACGCGATGAGATCCAAGGCGCAGTACCGGTCAAATGGAATCGTGATTACTCGGAACACGATGTTCCCGTTGATGAAGAATCCAATGCGCTGGTAACACAAAACGACAAAAACCCAGAAAAACGAGCCGAGTAG